The following proteins come from a genomic window of Ictidomys tridecemlineatus isolate mIctTri1 chromosome 9, mIctTri1.hap1, whole genome shotgun sequence:
- the Rps3a gene encoding small ribosomal subunit protein eS1 produces MAVGKNKRLTKGGKKGAKKKVVDPFSKKDWYDVKAPAMFNIRNIGKTLVTRTQGTKIASDGLKGRVFEVSLADLQNDEVAFRKFKLITEDVQGKNCLTNFHGMDLTRDKMCSMVKKWQTMIEAHVDVKTTDGYLLRLFCVGFTKKRNNQIRKTSYAQHQQVRQIRKKMMEIMTREVQTNDLKEVVNKLIPDSIGKDIEKACQSIYPLHDVFVRKVKMLKKPKFELGKLMELHGEGSSSGKATGDETGAKVERADGYEPPVQESV; encoded by the exons ATGGCGGTAGGCAAGAACAAGCGCCTTACAAAAGGCGGCAAGAAGGGAGCCAAGAAGAAAGT gGTTGATCCATTTTCTAAGAAAGATTGGTATGATGTGAAAGCACCAGCAATGTTCAATATAAGAAATATTGGAAAAACATTAGTCACCAGGACCCAGGGAACCA AAATTGCTTCTGATGGCCTCAAGGGTCGGGTGTTTGAAGTGAGTCTTGCTGATCTGCAGAATGATGAAGTTGCATTTAGGAAGTTCAAACTAATTACTGAGGATGTTCAGGGAAAAAACTGCCTAACCAACTTCCATGGCATGGATCTTACCCGTGACAAAATGTGTTCCATGGTCAAAAAATGGCAG ACGATGATCGAGGCTCATGTTGATGTCAAGACTACCGATGGTTATTTGCTGCGTCTATTCTGTGTTGGTTTTACTAAAAAACGCAACAATCAGATACGGAAGACTTCCTACGCTCAGCACCAGCAGGTCCGCCAAATCCGGAAGAAGATGATGGAAATTATGACCCGGGAAGTGCAGACAAATGACTTGAAAGAAGTTGTCAATAAACT GATTCCAGACAGCATTGGGAAAGACATAGAGAAGGCTTGCCAATCAATTTATCCTCTTCATGATGTCTttgttagaaaagtaaaaatgctgAAGAAGCCCAAGTTTGAAT tgggaAAACTCATGGAGCTTCATGGTGAAGGTAGTAGTTCTGGAAAAGCTACAGGAGATGAGACGGGTGCTAAAGTTGAACGAGCTGATGGATATGAACCACCAGTTCAAGAATCTGTTTAA